Genomic DNA from Tistrella bauzanensis:
GCACCAGCGTGGATCCGGCGCGACGCGCACGGGTCGCCGCGGCTCTCGACGCCGCGGCCGGTGCCGCGGGCTTCACCGCCGTCACCGACGGCCGTTTCGTCGGCGGCCATATCACCCGCCATTACGGCCGCCCGGCCGAGGGCGTCGAGGCCGTGCAGATGGAACTGGTCCAGGCCACCTATATGGATGAAGACGGCCCGCCCTTCAGCTTCCGCCCCGACCGCGCCGCCCGCATCCGGCCGGTGCTCGATGCGGTGATGGCGGCGTTTCAGGACTGACGAACCGGCGGGTCATCGCCGGCGCCTCAAGCCTCCATCGTCCAGGGCAGGATCACCACCACCGCCAACCCGCCCTCCGGCCGGTTGCGGGCGGTGATGCTGCCGCCATGGGCCTCGATCGTCCGCCGGGCGATGGCAAGTCCCAGGCCATAGCCCTGCCCCGACAGGCCGGCCCCGGCAGCAGCCGTGCCGTCGACACCGCGCACGAACGGATCGAACATGGTGGCCAGCAGTTCCGGCGCCACGCCGGGGCCGCTGTCGGCCACGGTCAGAACATGGCAGCGGCTGGCGTCATCGACCCCCACGGTCACCAGCACGGTGCCACCTGGCGGCGAGAAACGCAGGGCGTTGCGGATGACGTTCTCGATCGCCCGGCGCAGCAGTTCGGCGCTGCCCTTCACGATCATGCCGGTGGCCGACAGCGTGGCGGCAGGCGTGATCCGGCTTTCCACGGTCACGGCCAGCGGCCCGGCTTCGAAGCGCGCATCACCGGTGACCGATGCGACCAGGCCATGCAGGTCGACATAATCCTCATGGCGCGGCATGTCGCTTTCCACCCGTGACAGAGTGAGCAACTCGCCGACCATGGCATTCAACCGGGCGGTTTCCAGATCCAGCCGGGCCAGCGTGCTGTCGATCCTTGCCGGGGATTGCCGCACCAGCCCCACCGCCATCTGAAGCCGGGCCAGTGGTGATCGCAGCTCATGCGACACGTCGTGCAGCAGCCGGTCGCGTGCCGACACGGTCTGTTGAAGACGCGCCGCCATGACATCGAAATCGCGGGCCAGATCGGCCAGTTCATCACGTCGGCGCCCCATGGATGCGCCCAGCCGCACACTCAGTTCGCCCCGCGCCAGCCGCTCGAACCCGTCGCGCAGGCGCAGGATCGGCCGGGTCAGATACCAGGCCAGCACCGCGCTGAACAACAGCCCGCCGGCAGCCCCCATCAGCATGACATCGGGCGGGATATGCAGAGGGCCGCGATCCGGCGGACGCGGTATGAAGTCGATCATCCGACGCGAGAGGCGCCAGATCGCGCCATCAGCCGCCACGACATCAAGCGTGGCCACGTCACGCCCGACCTGCATCGAGGTTCGCGGCATAGTGCCCGGCGCGGGCGATGTCACGGTCAGCGCGGCCCGTGTCGCAGCAGGCTGGGTGGCCAGCCAGTCGTCGAAGGCAGGCAGACCGCCCTGGCGCAGCATCATCGCCGCCGTCGCGAACTCACCGGGAATGATCCGCGTGGTATAAAGATCCCGCACCGGGCGCGGCGGCTCGCCATAGAGCATCACCAGAAGCCACAACGCCTCGACCATCAGAAAGAAGGTGATGGCGAAGCCCGACAGGATCTTCCAGAACAGACGCCCGCGCATTGCCGACAATCCCGCCGTAACCCTGTTCATGGCGGTCAATCCTGCCGCACGCGATAGCCGATGCCGCGCACGGTTTCGAACAGGGTGTCGTCGGCGCCATAATCCTGAAGCTTGCGGCGCAGATGGCTCATATGCACATCCAGGCTGCGGTCATAGGGTTCGTGCGGCCATCCAGAACCTCGCGCGACAATTCATCCTTCGATATCACCCGGGTGCCGGCGCGCAACAGCCGCTCCAGCAGGTTGAACTCGGTCACCGTCAGTTCGGCATCCTGGCCGTCGATGGTCACCCGGCGGTCATCGGGCTCCAGCCGGATGCCGGCCAGGACCAGCACCGACGGGCTGATCATCGACGCGGCATCCGTGCGCCTGAGCACCGCGCGGAGTCGGGCCACCAGTTCCCGCGGATAACAGGGCTTGGCCACATAGTCGTCGGCCCCCAGTTCCAGCCCGACCACCCGGTCGAC
This window encodes:
- a CDS encoding HAMP domain-containing sensor histidine kinase, yielding MNRVTAGLSAMRGRLFWKILSGFAITFFLMVEALWLLVMLYGEPPRPVRDLYTTRIIPGEFATAAMMLRQGGLPAFDDWLATQPAATRAALTVTSPAPGTMPRTSMQVGRDVATLDVVAADGAIWRLSRRMIDFIPRPPDRGPLHIPPDVMLMGAAGGLLFSAVLAWYLTRPILRLRDGFERLARGELSVRLGASMGRRRDELADLARDFDVMAARLQQTVSARDRLLHDVSHELRSPLARLQMAVGLVRQSPARIDSTLARLDLETARLNAMVGELLTLSRVESDMPRHEDYVDLHGLVASVTGDARFEAGPLAVTVESRITPAATLSATGMIVKGSAELLRRAIENVIRNALRFSPPGGTVLVTVGVDDASRCHVLTVADSGPGVAPELLATMFDPFVRGVDGTAAAGAGLSGQGYGLGLAIARRTIEAHGGSITARNRPEGGLAVVVILPWTMEA